One window of the Notolabrus celidotus isolate fNotCel1 chromosome 23, fNotCel1.pri, whole genome shotgun sequence genome contains the following:
- the ndufs2 gene encoding NADH dehydrogenase [ubiquinone] iron-sulfur protein 2, mitochondrial, translating to MAATMLRSLSKLGRPSTKLILNNNLLSPSCSVLQNRQKQWQPDVEWTEQFAGAVMYPTALNDKWTPPPWNDKDPNAEKDVSNLTINFGPQHPAAHGVLRLVLELSGESVKKCDPHIGLLHRGTEKLIEYKTYLQALPYFDRLDYVSMMCNEQAYSLAVEKLLNIQAPPRAEWIRVLYGELTRILNHIMAITTHALDIGAMTPFFWLFEEREKMFEFYERVSGARMHAAYVRPGGVHQDMPLGLMDDIYEWCKNFSIRIDEVEEMLTNNRIWKNRTVDIGIVTAEEALNYGFSGVMLRGSGIKWDLRKSQPYDKYDQVEFDVPIGSNGDCYDRYLCRVEEMRQSLRIMHQALNMMPEGEIKVDDAKVAPPKRSEMKMSMESLIHHFKLYTEGYQVPPGATYTAVEAPKGEFGVYLVSDGSSRPYRCKIKAPGFAHLAGLDKMAKGHMLADVVAIIGTQDIVFGEVDR from the exons GCAGAAACAATGGCAGCCGGACGTGGAGTGGACGGAGCAGTTTGCTGGGGCAGTGATGTATCCCACTGCCCTCAACGACAAGTGGACCCCCCCTCCATGGAACG acaaagACCCTAATGCAGAGAAGGATGTGTCCAACCTGACCATAAACTTCGGACCCCAGCACCCTGCGGCTCACGGCGTGCTGCGCCTCGTACTGGAGCTCAGTGGAGAGTCGGTCAAGAAGTGTGACCCCCACATCGGGCTGCTCCACCGCGGCACAGAGAAGCTCATCGAGTACAAGACCTACCTGCAG GCTCTGCCCTACTTCGACCGCCTGGACTACGTTTCCATGATGTGCAACGAGCAGGCCTACTCTCTGGCTGTGGAGAAGCTGCTCAACATCCAAGCTCCGCCCCGTGCTGAGTGGATCAGAG TTCTGTACGGAGAGTTGACCCGCATCCTGAACCACATCATGGCCATCACTACGCACGCCCTCGACATCGGTGCCATGACCCCATTCTTCTGGCTGttcgaggagagagagaag ATGTTTGAGTTTTATGAGCGCGTGTCCGGAGCCAGAATGCACGCCGCGTACGTCAGACCTGGTGGTGTCCATCAG GATATGCCCCTCGGCCTGATGGACGACATCTATGAATGGTGCAAGAATTTCTCCATCAGGATCGATGAAGTAGAAGAG ATGTTGACCAACAATCGTATTTGGAAGAATCGTACTGTTGATATCGGCATCGTCACTGCTGAGGAGGCTCTCAACTATGGATTCAG TGGAGTGATGCTGCGAGGGTCGGGCATCAAGTGGGACCTGAGGAAGTCTCAGCCTTACGACAAGTATGACCAGGTGGAGTTCGATGTCCCCATCGGGAGCAACGGGGACTGCTACGACAG GTATCTGTGCAGAGTGGAGGAGATGAGACAGTCCCTGAGGATCATGCACCAGGCGCTCAACATGATGCCAGAAGGAGAGATTAAGGTGGATGACGCCAAGGTGGCCCCACCCAAGAGATCTGAGATGAAG ATGTCCATGGAGTCTCTGATCCACCACTTTAAACTGTACACAGAGGGCTACCAGGTCCCTCCAGGCGCCACATACACAGCTGTGGAGGCCCCCAAG GGAGAGTTTGGTGTTTATTTGGTATCAGACGGCTCCAGCAGACCCTATCGCTGCAAGATCAAAGCCCCTGGATTCGCTCACTTG GCTGGTCTGGATAAAATGGCCAAAGGACACATGCTCGCTGACGTCGTGGCTATTATTG GCACTCAGGACATAGTGTTTGGAGAGGTGGACCGTTAA